The following coding sequences lie in one Nocardioides sambongensis genomic window:
- a CDS encoding DNA repair protein RecN — protein sequence MMLAVEVCLAGTNPVPTFVFDEVDSGVGGAAAVEIGRRLARLARDAQVLVVTHLPQVAAFADRHVVVEKSSDGTVTSSGLTALDDEGREQELSRMLAGLAGSDTAIAHARELLDLAQEDAAENQPARQRAG from the coding sequence GTGATGCTGGCGGTCGAGGTCTGCCTGGCCGGCACCAACCCGGTGCCCACCTTCGTCTTCGACGAGGTCGACTCCGGAGTCGGCGGCGCCGCCGCGGTGGAGATCGGCCGACGACTCGCCCGCCTTGCCCGGGACGCCCAAGTCCTGGTGGTGACCCACCTGCCCCAGGTGGCGGCGTTCGCCGATCGGCACGTCGTGGTGGAGAAGTCGTCGGACGGCACCGTCACCAGCTCCGGACTCACCGCCCTCGACGACGAGGGCCGCGAGCAGGAGCTCTCCCGGATGCTGGCCGGCCTGGCCGGCTCCGACACCGCCATCGCCCACGCGCGCGAGCTCCTGGACCTCGCCCAGGAGGACGCCGCCGAGAACCAACCCGCGCGCCAGCGTGCGGGTTGA
- a CDS encoding DNA repair protein RecN: MLRFGVDEITAVAPQPGEDLELAAEESRLGHADTLQGAAEQAREALSSEQGVPDAMAAVGAARGLLDGVRDHDPAAAALADRVTELSYLLTDVATDVASYASSVEVDPARLAAVSERRAALTALTRKYGDTPADVLAWCEEASARLLDLDSTDDSIASLVAQRTAQREQLAAAGERLSRARTTAAERLGRAISEELTLLAMPHAEVTIAVRRPAAEEPADPADPPPDLLAVDGDWVRFGRSGLDEIEFLLAANSGPSRARSTREPPAASCPG, translated from the coding sequence GTGCTCCGGTTCGGCGTGGACGAGATCACCGCGGTCGCACCGCAGCCGGGCGAGGACCTCGAGCTCGCCGCGGAAGAGTCCCGGCTCGGACACGCCGACACCCTGCAGGGCGCGGCGGAGCAGGCGCGGGAGGCGCTGTCCAGCGAGCAGGGAGTCCCGGACGCGATGGCCGCCGTCGGCGCCGCGCGCGGCCTGCTGGACGGGGTCCGCGACCACGACCCGGCCGCCGCCGCGCTCGCGGACCGGGTCACCGAGCTGAGCTATCTGCTGACCGACGTCGCCACCGACGTCGCCTCCTACGCCTCGAGCGTCGAGGTCGACCCGGCTCGGCTCGCCGCCGTCTCCGAGCGCCGTGCCGCGCTGACCGCCCTCACCCGCAAGTACGGCGACACCCCCGCCGACGTGCTCGCCTGGTGCGAAGAGGCCTCGGCGCGCCTGCTCGACCTCGACTCCACCGACGACAGCATCGCGTCACTCGTCGCGCAGCGCACCGCCCAGCGCGAGCAGCTGGCCGCGGCCGGGGAACGGCTCAGCCGGGCCCGCACCACGGCGGCGGAGCGCCTGGGCCGCGCGATCTCCGAGGAGCTCACGCTGCTCGCGATGCCGCACGCCGAGGTGACCATCGCAGTGCGTCGTCCCGCAGCGGAGGAGCCCGCGGACCCCGCCGATCCGCCGCCGGACCTGCTCGCTGTCGACGGCGACTGGGTGCGCTTCGGTCGCTCCGGACTCGACGAGATCGAGTTCCTGCTGGCGGCGAACTCGGGGCCGAGCCGCGCCCGCTCCACAAGGGAGCCTCCGGCGGCGAGCTGTCCCGGGTGA
- a CDS encoding AAA family ATPase — MIEEIRISGLGVIESSTLELGPGLTVITGETGAGKTMVVSALGLLLGGRADSGAVRTGVKQARVEGLVLAEAVDGLEDAVDEAGGEAESGRVVFARNVSAEGRSRAYAGGAAVPVSTLSALTEPLVAVHGQSDQHRLLRTSTQRDALDRFGTTPTCWPTTGRPTPP; from the coding sequence GTGATCGAGGAGATCCGGATCAGCGGGCTCGGCGTGATCGAGTCCTCCACCCTCGAGCTCGGGCCCGGTCTCACCGTGATCACCGGCGAGACCGGCGCCGGCAAGACCATGGTCGTCAGCGCCCTCGGCCTGCTGCTGGGGGGCCGCGCCGACAGCGGAGCGGTCCGCACCGGGGTGAAGCAGGCTCGGGTCGAGGGCCTGGTCCTGGCCGAGGCGGTGGACGGCCTCGAGGACGCGGTCGACGAGGCCGGCGGCGAGGCCGAGAGCGGCCGCGTCGTCTTCGCCCGCAACGTCAGCGCGGAGGGACGCTCCCGGGCCTACGCGGGCGGCGCCGCCGTGCCGGTCTCGACCCTGAGCGCCCTGACCGAGCCGCTGGTGGCGGTGCACGGGCAGTCCGACCAGCACCGGTTGCTGCGCACCTCGACCCAGCGTGACGCCCTCGACCGCTTCGGGACCACGCCGACCTGCTGGCCGACTACCGGCAGGCCCACGCCGCCCTGA
- a CDS encoding NAD kinase — translation MSDRTDPVTRRVLVLAHTGRVEARDVARAFVKELSGNGIVVRLMREEAADLGVAAGDYDPPLEFTDSESDASRGCELTVVIGGDGSILRAAEVTHSRLTPVLGVNLGHVGFLAEAEHEDVAATIEAIVRQRYSTEDRLTLDVRAYHDGRLVYSTFAVNEASVEKAARERMLEVVVEVDDRPLSRWGCDGVVLATPTGSTAYNFSAGGPIVWPQVEALCIVPLSAHALFARPMVVAPSSVIAVEVLAGNQGAGVLWCDGRRSVDLPPGARIEIRRGERPVRLVRLHEAPFTDRLVAKFGLTVEGWRGAAEQRRAARTTEEGDSR, via the coding sequence ATGAGCGACCGGACCGATCCCGTCACCCGTCGGGTGCTGGTGCTCGCGCACACCGGGCGGGTCGAGGCACGCGACGTGGCGCGCGCCTTCGTCAAGGAGCTCTCGGGCAACGGGATCGTCGTCCGGCTGATGCGCGAGGAAGCCGCCGACCTCGGCGTGGCCGCCGGCGACTACGACCCCCCGCTGGAGTTCACCGACTCGGAGTCCGACGCCAGCCGCGGATGCGAGCTGACCGTGGTGATCGGCGGAGACGGCAGCATCCTGCGCGCCGCCGAGGTCACCCACAGCCGCCTGACGCCCGTGCTGGGCGTCAACCTGGGTCACGTCGGTTTCCTCGCGGAGGCCGAGCACGAGGACGTCGCGGCCACGATCGAGGCCATCGTCCGGCAGCGCTACTCGACCGAGGACCGGCTCACCCTGGACGTGCGGGCCTACCACGACGGACGGCTGGTCTACTCGACCTTCGCGGTGAACGAGGCCAGCGTCGAGAAGGCCGCGCGCGAGCGGATGCTCGAGGTGGTGGTCGAGGTCGACGACCGTCCGCTCTCCCGCTGGGGGTGCGACGGCGTGGTGCTGGCGACCCCCACCGGCTCCACCGCCTACAACTTCAGCGCCGGCGGGCCGATCGTCTGGCCCCAGGTCGAGGCGCTGTGCATCGTGCCGCTCAGTGCGCACGCCCTGTTCGCCCGTCCGATGGTGGTGGCACCCTCGTCCGTGATCGCCGTCGAGGTCCTCGCCGGCAACCAGGGCGCCGGCGTGCTGTGGTGCGACGGGCGGCGCAGCGTGGACCTGCCACCGGGGGCCCGGATCGAGATCCGGCGCGGCGAGCGACCGGTCCGGCTGGTGCGTCTGCACGAGGCGCCGTTCACCGATCGGCTGGTCGCCAAGTTCGGACTGACCGTCGAGGGATGGCGCGGGGCCGCCGAGCAGCGCCGCGCGGCGCGCACCACCGAGGAGGGGGACAGCAGGTGA
- a CDS encoding TlyA family RNA methyltransferase produces the protein MPPRRLRLDAELVRRGLAPSRERAARMIAEGRVKVSGVVASKAATGVTTDVAIVVREPEDGPDYVSRGAHKLLGALRAFEPLGLQVRGRRCLDAGASTGGFTDVLLRAGAAEVVAVDVGYGQLDWSLQSDDRVRVHDRTNVRTLTADQVGGHVDVVVGDLSFISLTLVLDALLGVTRPDGDLALMVKPQFEVGKERVGKGGVVRDPELRAEAVNTVAAAAAARGWGARAVTVSPLPGPSGNVEFFVWLRHGPAEVGGDEIAAVVRRGTDPDPSDPDERVAT, from the coding sequence ATGCCGCCCCGTCGTCTCCGACTCGACGCCGAGCTGGTCCGTCGAGGGCTGGCCCCCTCCCGCGAGCGCGCCGCGCGCATGATCGCCGAAGGCCGGGTGAAGGTGTCCGGCGTCGTCGCCTCGAAGGCGGCGACGGGCGTCACCACCGACGTGGCGATCGTGGTCCGTGAGCCCGAGGACGGCCCGGACTACGTCTCGCGCGGTGCCCACAAGCTGCTGGGTGCGCTCCGGGCCTTCGAGCCGCTGGGGCTCCAGGTCCGTGGGCGGCGATGCCTCGACGCCGGTGCGAGCACGGGCGGCTTCACCGACGTGCTGCTGCGAGCGGGTGCAGCGGAGGTGGTCGCCGTCGACGTGGGCTACGGGCAGCTCGACTGGTCGCTGCAGAGCGACGACCGGGTCCGGGTGCACGACCGGACCAACGTCCGCACCCTCACCGCCGACCAAGTCGGTGGCCACGTCGACGTGGTGGTCGGCGACCTCTCCTTCATCTCCCTGACCCTGGTCCTCGACGCGCTGCTCGGCGTGACCCGGCCCGACGGCGACCTGGCGCTGATGGTCAAGCCCCAGTTCGAGGTCGGCAAGGAGCGGGTCGGCAAGGGAGGGGTGGTCCGCGACCCCGAGCTCCGCGCGGAGGCGGTGAACACGGTCGCCGCCGCGGCCGCCGCGCGCGGCTGGGGAGCCCGCGCGGTCACCGTCAGTCCGTTGCCCGGCCCGTCGGGCAATGTGGAGTTCTTCGTGTGGCTGCGGCACGGTCCTGCGGAGGTCGGGGGCGATGAGATCGCGGCCGTGGTGCGCCGTGGGACCGATCCCGATCCGTCCGACCCGGATGAGAGGGTGGCCACATGA
- a CDS encoding HAD-IIA family hydrolase has product MLISSAVPLSRCHDLAMLDLDGVVYIGDAAVPGAAAAISAVRTTGMSVAFITNNASRTPETVADHLTRLGVEAAPGDVVTSAQAAARVVVDRFGAGARVVCLGGDGLREALQALDLKPVGVQDDADALVTGYGPEVRWRDIMSAAVRIATGLPWVASNTDYTIPTAEGVAPGHGVLVQTLSTFTGVRPTVAGKPERPLLDETVRRMTARRPLMVGDRLDTDIEGARRAGVPSLLVLTGVTGLAELVAAEPSERPSYLAADLGGLTTPHPAPDRDDVQWCAPGWRAWVEEGRLRVEETDPGRRADPVDAWRVAADAAWEHLDRTGAVVDIAGVTLPGRGPSGR; this is encoded by the coding sequence GTGTTGATCAGCTCTGCAGTGCCGCTCAGCCGCTGCCACGACCTCGCGATGCTCGATCTCGACGGGGTGGTCTACATCGGGGACGCCGCGGTACCCGGCGCCGCCGCCGCGATCTCCGCCGTCAGGACGACGGGCATGTCGGTCGCGTTCATCACCAACAACGCCTCCCGCACTCCGGAGACGGTGGCCGACCATCTCACCAGGCTCGGTGTCGAGGCCGCGCCGGGTGACGTGGTCACCTCCGCCCAGGCCGCCGCCCGCGTGGTGGTGGACCGCTTCGGTGCGGGTGCCCGGGTGGTCTGCCTCGGCGGTGACGGGCTGCGCGAGGCTCTGCAGGCCCTCGACCTGAAGCCCGTCGGGGTGCAGGACGACGCCGACGCGCTGGTCACCGGCTACGGACCGGAGGTCCGCTGGCGTGACATCATGTCCGCCGCTGTCCGGATCGCGACGGGCCTGCCGTGGGTGGCCAGCAACACCGACTACACGATCCCGACCGCCGAGGGCGTGGCGCCCGGACACGGCGTCCTGGTCCAGACGCTGAGCACCTTCACCGGGGTGCGGCCGACCGTCGCCGGGAAGCCCGAGCGACCACTGCTCGACGAGACGGTCAGGCGGATGACCGCCCGGCGACCGTTGATGGTGGGTGACAGGCTCGACACCGACATCGAAGGAGCCCGGCGGGCCGGAGTGCCGTCCTTGCTCGTGCTCACCGGTGTCACCGGTCTGGCCGAGCTGGTCGCGGCCGAGCCGAGCGAGCGGCCGTCGTACCTGGCGGCGGACCTCGGCGGGCTGACGACCCCTCATCCGGCGCCGGACCGGGATGACGTGCAGTGGTGCGCGCCCGGGTGGCGGGCCTGGGTCGAGGAAGGCCGACTGCGGGTCGAGGAGACGGACCCCGGGCGGCGGGCCGACCCGGTCGACGCCTGGCGGGTGGCGGCGGATGCCGCGTGGGAGCACCTGGACCGCACCGGTGCCGTGGTCGACATCGCGGGGGTCACCCTGCCGGGTCGCGGACCGTCCGGGCGGTAG
- a CDS encoding DUF1015 family protein, producing MDATTLVTPPYVAGPLRLEPFSAMMLTPSRVGDPSTGRAFARPYKDVAARLGRWQERGFVDRAARPALYLHEYTSNGITIRGLVGALDVSRRAIRAEDRAVLPHEGIHPAQADDLADRMAEMSLNPAPILLVHQGSAALRELTTQVRSADPERAFVDRSQQQHRIWAISDPTTVDLLEAELASSRALIADGHHRYAAYLRLQQRGLGAAYDLGLAMLVDQQDTPLFLGPIHRTLTGTTLDDLRRAADALGYRYEEREQHRAVAGLGPSRLAATDGQTWATVTLNVPPDRATVEILHHRVLPALPHGPSAVGYHHTVESALDQAAPEHGIAVLMPAPSVDQAIRIAEADRLLPEKATSFQPKPSLGVLIRPLGVWEKD from the coding sequence ATGGACGCGACGACGCTGGTGACACCTCCCTACGTCGCCGGCCCACTCCGCCTGGAGCCGTTCAGCGCGATGATGCTGACGCCCTCCCGCGTCGGCGACCCCTCGACCGGCCGCGCCTTCGCCCGCCCCTACAAGGACGTGGCCGCACGCCTGGGCCGCTGGCAGGAGCGCGGCTTCGTGGATCGCGCGGCCCGGCCCGCCCTCTACCTGCACGAGTACACGTCCAACGGCATCACCATCCGCGGCCTGGTCGGTGCGCTGGACGTGTCTCGTCGGGCGATCCGGGCCGAGGACCGCGCCGTGCTGCCGCACGAGGGGATCCACCCGGCGCAGGCCGACGACCTCGCCGACCGGATGGCCGAGATGAGCCTGAACCCGGCGCCGATCCTGCTCGTGCACCAGGGCTCCGCCGCACTGCGCGAGCTCACCACCCAGGTGCGCTCCGCCGACCCCGAACGGGCCTTCGTCGACCGCAGTCAGCAGCAGCACCGGATCTGGGCGATCAGCGACCCCACGACCGTCGACCTCCTCGAGGCCGAGCTCGCCTCCTCGCGCGCGCTCATCGCGGACGGCCATCACCGGTACGCCGCCTACCTGCGCCTCCAGCAGCGTGGCCTGGGGGCGGCGTACGACCTGGGGCTGGCGATGTTGGTCGACCAGCAGGACACCCCACTGTTCCTCGGTCCGATCCACCGCACGCTGACCGGCACGACACTCGACGACCTCCGCCGTGCCGCTGACGCGTTGGGCTACCGCTACGAGGAGCGCGAGCAGCACCGTGCCGTCGCCGGCCTCGGTCCCAGCCGCCTGGCCGCCACCGACGGACAGACCTGGGCCACGGTCACGCTCAACGTGCCGCCGGACCGCGCCACGGTCGAGATCCTGCACCACCGGGTGCTGCCGGCGTTGCCCCACGGACCGAGCGCGGTGGGCTACCACCACACCGTCGAGTCCGCCCTCGACCAGGCCGCGCCCGAACATGGCATCGCGGTGCTCATGCCCGCGCCGTCGGTGGACCAGGCGATCAGGATCGCCGAAGCGGACCGACTGCTCCCGGAGAAGGCCACCTCGTTCCAGCCGAAACCGAGCCTGGGTGTCCTCATCCGGCCGCTCGGGGTGTGGGAAAAAGACTGA
- the argH gene encoding argininosuccinate lyase, with product MSTESTKGEGTNTGKLWGGRFAGGPSPELEALSRSTHFDWRLGRYDIAGSHAHAKALGAAGLLSPAEEAELHRGLSVLEERFTDGSLRPSPGDEDVHGALERLLIEEVGPEVGGKLRAGRSRNDQIATLFRSYLLDHAAAISELVLDLVQALAVQAEAHLGEEPAIMPGRTHLQHAQPVLLSHHLLAHAWPLLRDVGRLADWRRRVECDSPYGSGALAGQSLGLDPELVAGELGFTGSTANSIDGTASRDFVAEFAFVTAQIGVDVSRIAEEVIVWATKEFDFVTLHDSWSTGSSIMPQKKNPDIAELARGKTGRLVGNLTAVLTTLKALPLAYNRDLQEDKEPVFDSVDTLEVLLPAFTGQIATLVFNTARMAELAPQGFSLATDIAEWLVRQGVPFRVAHEVAGSCVRRCEELGIELDELTDQQFAEISEHLSPAVRDVLTVRGSVDSRDGRGGTAPIRVREQLADLRERAAGHRSAG from the coding sequence GTGAGCACCGAGAGCACCAAGGGTGAGGGCACGAACACCGGAAAGCTGTGGGGCGGCCGGTTCGCCGGCGGTCCGTCGCCGGAGCTCGAGGCGCTGTCCCGCTCGACCCACTTCGACTGGCGGCTCGGCCGCTACGACATCGCCGGGTCGCACGCCCACGCCAAGGCGCTGGGTGCCGCGGGACTGCTGAGTCCCGCGGAGGAGGCCGAGCTGCACCGCGGTCTCTCCGTGCTGGAGGAGCGGTTCACCGACGGTTCCCTGCGACCCTCGCCGGGGGACGAGGACGTGCACGGAGCCCTCGAGCGGTTGCTGATCGAGGAGGTCGGACCGGAGGTCGGAGGCAAGCTGCGTGCCGGCCGCTCGCGCAACGACCAGATCGCGACGCTCTTCCGCAGCTACCTGCTGGACCATGCGGCGGCGATCTCCGAACTGGTGCTGGACCTGGTCCAGGCGCTCGCCGTGCAGGCGGAGGCACACCTGGGGGAGGAGCCGGCGATCATGCCGGGGCGCACCCACCTTCAGCACGCGCAGCCCGTGCTCCTCTCGCACCACCTCCTCGCCCACGCCTGGCCGCTGCTGCGTGACGTCGGTCGGCTCGCCGACTGGCGGCGGCGGGTGGAGTGCGACTCGCCGTACGGCTCCGGTGCGCTGGCCGGCCAGAGCCTCGGCCTCGATCCCGAGCTCGTCGCCGGTGAGCTCGGCTTCACCGGCTCGACGGCGAACTCGATCGACGGGACGGCCTCGCGCGACTTCGTCGCCGAGTTCGCCTTCGTGACCGCGCAGATCGGAGTGGACGTCAGCCGGATCGCAGAGGAGGTGATCGTGTGGGCGACCAAGGAGTTCGACTTCGTGACGCTGCACGACTCCTGGTCGACCGGCTCGAGCATCATGCCGCAGAAGAAGAACCCCGACATCGCCGAGCTGGCCCGGGGCAAGACCGGACGACTGGTCGGCAACCTGACCGCGGTGCTGACCACCCTCAAGGCGCTTCCGCTCGCCTACAACCGCGATCTCCAGGAGGACAAGGAGCCGGTCTTCGACTCCGTGGACACGCTGGAGGTGCTGCTGCCCGCGTTCACCGGTCAGATCGCGACCCTGGTGTTCAACACCGCTCGGATGGCCGAGCTGGCCCCGCAGGGCTTCTCGTTGGCGACCGACATCGCCGAGTGGCTGGTCCGGCAAGGGGTGCCCTTCCGGGTGGCGCACGAGGTGGCCGGCAGCTGCGTGCGCCGGTGCGAGGAGCTCGGCATCGAGCTCGACGAGCTCACCGACCAGCAGTTCGCGGAGATCTCCGAGCACCTGAGCCCCGCGGTTCGCGACGTCCTCACCGTGCGCGGGTCGGTGGACTCGCGCGACGGCCGCGGAGGTACGGCGCCCATCCGTGTTCGCGAGCAGCTCGCTGACCTGCGTGAACGCGCTGCGGGCCACCGTTCGGCCGGATGA